The DNA segment CCTTCCCATATGGATAGGCAAGCCTGAGGCAGACGCAATCGCACTGGCATTAGGCAATATAGTCACGCCGCGTCCCTTAACTCATGACCTGATTAAAAATATTATCTTTGAACTCAAGCTGAAGGTGACAAAGATAGTAGTTACTGAAATAGTTGACAATACATATTATGCTGTGATTAATGTTGAAAAAAACGGAGTTGAGATCCCCATTGATTCAAGACCCAGTGATGCAATTGCCGTGGCTGTAAGGATGAATGCTCCGATATTTGTGGAGGAGAAGGTCATAGAATACAGGAACAATGACGAACTTGAGGAATGGCTCAAAAATTTAAAACCTGAAGACTTCGGGAATGTTATGTAAGAAAGGGTTCATGGGTTCATTCGTTTCATTGCAAAATGCAAAATTAACATTTATCAATTTAAAATGATAATTGATAATTTTAAATTGAATCTTTTACCGGTTGACCACTGGACCCCTGGAATCCTTGAACCCTTTTAAAAAATGCTGACGAGAACAGAAGGCATTGTCCTGAAGACACAGCAGTACGGCGAGGCTGATTTAATAGTAACCTACCTTACCTTAAGCAGGGGGATAATCAAGGCCTTTGCAAAAAGCCCGAGAAAGACAAAAAGCCGGTTTGGAAGCAGTATGGAACCCCTCACTTACGCCCAAATATCATTGTGGGGCAAGGAACAATCAATGCCCAGAATTACCCAGTCTGACATCATTAACTCATTCTGCAGTTTAAGGGAAAGTTTTAAGGATTTCACCTATGCATCAAAACTTATTGAAATATTGATTTCAATAACCCCTGAAGGCATACCCAATAAGAAACTCTTTTTGTTTTTGCTGAGTGTTCTGAATTTTGCCGAGGTTCAGATAACTAAAGACTCAAAACTGAAAACTAAGAACTGGGACATGAGAAATAAAAACAAAGATACCATGTATTTAATCTTTCAGGTTCGTTTGCTTGTCATGATGGGTTATGCGCCTCGGCTTAAGAGCTGCGGCAAATGCGGCGCTAAAAGC comes from the Nitrospirota bacterium genome and includes:
- a CDS encoding bifunctional nuclease family protein is translated as MFKQMKIEGLLFDPRSNMYILLLKEISGSDTLPIWIGKPEADAIALALGNIVTPRPLTHDLIKNIIFELKLKVTKIVVTEIVDNTYYAVINVEKNGVEIPIDSRPSDAIAVAVRMNAPIFVEEKVIEYRNNDELEEWLKNLKPEDFGNVM
- the recO gene encoding DNA repair protein RecO, with the translated sequence MLTRTEGIVLKTQQYGEADLIVTYLTLSRGIIKAFAKSPRKTKSRFGSSMEPLTYAQISLWGKEQSMPRITQSDIINSFCSLRESFKDFTYASKLIEILISITPEGIPNKKLFLFLLSVLNFAEVQITKDSKLKTKNWDMRNKNKDTMYLIFQVRLLVMMGYAPRLKSCGKCGAKSPDFYPHLGTALCGRCAVPSVKGREFPLRLTDSAINFYSHSIEWPINISTRLKPHHETVSRLSSVMDEHLNHLLGKKLMTSEFLAKV